In one Rattus rattus isolate New Zealand chromosome 16, Rrattus_CSIRO_v1, whole genome shotgun sequence genomic region, the following are encoded:
- the Znf316 gene encoding zinc finger protein 316 isoform X1 — MPGVDSPRAWPGSCAPRAGPHGGSLPGMMAALHTAPDSPDTQLEPAEDGSECDAEPEEEEEEEEEEEQGREEEEVVVEEEVATEVQEAAEVEVEANSADTGGGDDGDDGDDGDVEEVLAEAQTLSLGTQKPLSNGADAKSPALQGKALQASRLPPTTQGDDPEEEEEEEDDEHFLTQGLVTFEDVAVYFSLEEWERLDVDQRDLYRDVMQENYGILVSLGYPIPKPDLIFHLEQGEEPWVEDSPHPEEGDVVTGVYTGAWFWNDDLEDHEEEDDEDFLAEMAEEENEPPGLWSAAYGVGDVPGTWGPDDSDSVQTPEGWGPNPGSLGILAEEVEAKHFLSGRGPGENFLVPWAFPAVAVPIGCPETTCDVCGKVFPHRSRLAKHQRYHAAVKPFGCEECGKGFVYRSHLAIHQRTHTGEKPFPCPDCGKRFVYKSHLVTHRRIHTGERPYRCVFCGAGFGRRSYLVTHQRTHTGERPYPCLHCGRSFSQSSALARHQAVHTADRPHCCPDCGQAFRLRADFQRHRRGGGCTEPSSGDGARTAPHEVGMAPNEVEMAIAAVATAEPEELESGPAEKNEEPKAGVADGDKEVEVRQDEQVVVAAAAEATVPDSKKDPEPDRRFREMGNGLAEGEGPSSHRFGFHFPMHPKSWLHPDGFPLLGFPEFSERLQTDGRHLPGPLGAPLSLQGMGLACDPFRSAGPGARADSGLRAFAPAVGSLLSEPAPAALAEEESPWICSDCGKTFGRRAALAKHQRYHAGERPHRCADCGKSFVYGSHLARHRRTHTGERPFPCPECGARFARGSHLAAHVRGHTGEKPFVCGVCGAGFSRRAHLTAHGRAHTGERPYACAECGRRFGQSAALTRHQWAHAEEKPHRCPDCGKGFGHSSDFKRHRRTHTGEKPFRCADCGRGFAQRSNLAKHRRGHTGERPFPCPECGKRFSQRSVLVTHQRTHTGERPYLCSNCGRRFSQSSHLLTHMKTHRGQGGAPAQNTSAKAQASAKAIPPLPPSGSGSGAGTLLEFAGGTSFGSDPAAFASPSGTYEESIL; from the exons ATGCCTGGTGTCGACAGTCCTCGGGCCTGGCCTGGTTCATGTGCACCGAGGGCTGG GCCACACGGAGGCTCTCTCCCGGGGATGATGGCTGCCCTTCATACTGCTCCAGACTCCCCAGATACCCAACTGGAGCCAGCAGAAGATGGCTCGGAATGTGATGCTGAGcccgaggaggaagaggaggaggaagaggaagaggagcaggggagagaggaggaggaggtagtagtagaagaggaagtggccacAGAGGTGCAGGAGGCGGCGGAAGTGGAAGTGGAGGCCAACTCAGCGGACACTGGTGGTggcgatgatggtgatgatggtgatgacggtGATGTGGAGGAGGTGCTGGCAGAGGCGCAGACTCTGAGCTTAGGGACCCAGAAGCCGCTTAGCAATGGTGCTGATGCCAAGTCACCAGCTCTTCAAGGAAAAG CCCTGCAGGCCTCCCGGCTACCTCCCACTACTCAGGGTGACGatccagaggaagaggaggaagaggaagatgacgaGCATTTCCTGACTCAG GGCCTGGTGACTTTTGAAGATGTGGCTGTGTACTTCTCTTTGGAGGAGTGGGAGAGGCTGGATGTGGACCAACGGGACCTCTACCGGGACGTGATGCAGGAAAACTATGGGATCCTGGTTTCCTTGG GATACCCAATCCCTAAGCCGGATCTGATCTTCCACCTCGAACAAGGAGAAGAACCTTGGGTCGAAGACAGCCCCCATCCCGAGGAGGGAGACGTCGTCACTGGTGTCTACACGG GAGCCTGGTTCTGGAACGACGACCTAGAGGACCacgaggaggaagatgatgaggaCTTCCTTGCTGAGATGGCGGAGGAGGAGAATGAGCCCCCCGGGCTGTGGTCTGCTGCCTATGGAGTGGGGGATGTACCTGGGACTTGGGGCCCCGACGACTCAGATTCCGTGCAGACCCCAGAGggttggggacccaacccaggcaGCCTTGGTATTCTGGCGGAGGAGGTTGAAGCAAAACATTTCCTGTCCGGTCGGGGGCCTGGGGAGAACTTTCTGGTGCCCTGGGCATTTCCCGCAGTGGCTGTCCCCATCGGATGTCCGGAGACCACTTGCGATGTGTGCGGCAAAGTGTTTCCGCACCGTTCGCGCCTGGCCAAGCACCAGCGCTACCACGCAGCGGTCAAGCCCTTCGGTTGTGAGGAGTGCGGCAAGGGCTTTGTGTACCGCTCGCACCTGGCCATCCACCAGCGCACGCATACCGGCGAGAAGCCCTTCCCGTGCCCGGACTGCGGCAAGCGCTTCGTCTACAAGTCGCACCTGGTCACGCACCGGCGCATCCACACGGGCGAGCGGCCCTACCGCTGTGTCTTCTGCGGCGCGGGCTTCGGGCGGCGCTCCTACTTGGTGACCCATCAGCGCACTCACACGGGCGAGAGGCCCTACCCGTGCTTACACTGCGGCCGTAGCTTCAGCCAGAGCTCAGCGCTCGCCCGCCACCAGGCTGTACACACCGCTGACCGTCCTCACTGCTGCCCAGACTGCGGCCAGGCCTTCCGCCTGCGCGCCGACTTCCAGCGTCACCGGCGTGGCGGCGGCTGCACGGAACCCAGCAGCGGCGATGGCGCGCGTACCGCTCCACACGAGGTGGGGATGGCTCCCAACGAGGTGGAGATGGCAATCGCGGCTGTAGCCACGGCGGAACCCGAGGAACTGGAGTCCGGGCCCGCAGAGAAGAATGAAGAGCCCAAGGCTGGTGTGGCCGATGGAGACAAGGAAGTTGAAGTCAGACAGGACGAGCAGGTGGTGGTCGCTGCGGCAGCAGAGGCGACTGTCCCCGACAGCAAGAAGGATCCTGAGCCAGACAGGAGGTTCCGTGAGATGGGCAACGGCCTGGCGGAGGGCGAAGGGCCTTCCTCGCACCGGTTCGGCTTCCATTTCCCCATGCACCCCAAGTCCTGGCTGCATCCGGACGGATTCCCCTTGCTGGGGTTCCCCGAGTTCTCTGAACGGCTGCAGACCGATGGGCGCCATCTGCCCGGCCCCCTAGGCGCCCCGCTATCCCTGCAGGGCATGGGGTTGGCTTGCGACCCGTTCCGTAGCGCGGGCCCCGGCGCCAGGGCGGATAGTGGCCTGCGAGCATTCGCGCCCGCCGTCGGCTCGTTGCTGTCGGAGCCGGCGCCTGCCGCGCTGGCGGAGGAGGAGAGTCCGTGGATCTGCTCGGACTGCGGCAAGACGTTCGGGCGGCGCGCAGCGCTTGCCAAGCACCAGCGCTACCACGCGGGCGAGCGGCCGCACCGCTGCGCCGACTGCGGCAAGAGCTTCGTGTACGGCTCGCACCTGGCTCGGCACCGGCGCACGCACACGGGCGAGCGGCCCTTCCCGTGCCCGGAGTGCGGTGCTCGCTTCGCCCGCGGCTCGCACCTAGCGGCGCACGTGCGCGGCCACACGGGCGAGAAGCCGTTCGTGTGCGGCGTGTGCGGCGCGGGCTTCAGCCGACGCGCTCACCTCACGGCACACGGGCGCGCGCACACGGGCGAGCGGCCCTACGCGTGCGCCGAGTGCGGCCGGCGCTTCGGCCAGAGCGCGGCACTAACGCGGCACCAGTGGGCGCACGCCGAGGAGAAGCCGCACCGCTGCCCGGACTGCGGCAAGGGCTTCGGCCACAGCTCGGACTTCAAGCGGCACCGACGCACGCACACGGGCGAGAAGCCTTTCCGCTGTGCCGACTGCGGCCGTGGCTTCGCGCAGCGCTCCAACCTCGCCAAGCACCGGCGCGGCCACACGGGCGAGCGGCCCTTCCCCTGCCCAGAGTGCGGCAAGCGTTTCTCTCAGCGTTCCGTGCTCGTGACGCACCAGCGCACGCACACAGGGGAGCGGCCGTACCTGTGCTCCAACTGCGGCCGGCGCTTCTCGCAGAGCTCGCACCTCCTCACGCACATGAAGACGCATCGCGGGCAAGGGGGCGCGCCAGCGCAGAACACCTCCGCCAAGGCCCAGGCGTCTGCCAAGGCAATACCGCCTCTGCCTCCATCGGGCTCG
- the Znf316 gene encoding zinc finger protein 316 isoform X2 — MMAALHTAPDSPDTQLEPAEDGSECDAEPEEEEEEEEEEEQGREEEEVVVEEEVATEVQEAAEVEVEANSADTGGGDDGDDGDDGDVEEVLAEAQTLSLGTQKPLSNGADAKSPALQGKALQASRLPPTTQGDDPEEEEEEEDDEHFLTQGLVTFEDVAVYFSLEEWERLDVDQRDLYRDVMQENYGILVSLGYPIPKPDLIFHLEQGEEPWVEDSPHPEEGDVVTGVYTGAWFWNDDLEDHEEEDDEDFLAEMAEEENEPPGLWSAAYGVGDVPGTWGPDDSDSVQTPEGWGPNPGSLGILAEEVEAKHFLSGRGPGENFLVPWAFPAVAVPIGCPETTCDVCGKVFPHRSRLAKHQRYHAAVKPFGCEECGKGFVYRSHLAIHQRTHTGEKPFPCPDCGKRFVYKSHLVTHRRIHTGERPYRCVFCGAGFGRRSYLVTHQRTHTGERPYPCLHCGRSFSQSSALARHQAVHTADRPHCCPDCGQAFRLRADFQRHRRGGGCTEPSSGDGARTAPHEVGMAPNEVEMAIAAVATAEPEELESGPAEKNEEPKAGVADGDKEVEVRQDEQVVVAAAAEATVPDSKKDPEPDRRFREMGNGLAEGEGPSSHRFGFHFPMHPKSWLHPDGFPLLGFPEFSERLQTDGRHLPGPLGAPLSLQGMGLACDPFRSAGPGARADSGLRAFAPAVGSLLSEPAPAALAEEESPWICSDCGKTFGRRAALAKHQRYHAGERPHRCADCGKSFVYGSHLARHRRTHTGERPFPCPECGARFARGSHLAAHVRGHTGEKPFVCGVCGAGFSRRAHLTAHGRAHTGERPYACAECGRRFGQSAALTRHQWAHAEEKPHRCPDCGKGFGHSSDFKRHRRTHTGEKPFRCADCGRGFAQRSNLAKHRRGHTGERPFPCPECGKRFSQRSVLVTHQRTHTGERPYLCSNCGRRFSQSSHLLTHMKTHRGQGGAPAQNTSAKAQASAKAIPPLPPSGSGSGAGTLLEFAGGTSFGSDPAAFASPSGTYEESIL; from the exons ATGATGGCTGCCCTTCATACTGCTCCAGACTCCCCAGATACCCAACTGGAGCCAGCAGAAGATGGCTCGGAATGTGATGCTGAGcccgaggaggaagaggaggaggaagaggaagaggagcaggggagagaggaggaggaggtagtagtagaagaggaagtggccacAGAGGTGCAGGAGGCGGCGGAAGTGGAAGTGGAGGCCAACTCAGCGGACACTGGTGGTggcgatgatggtgatgatggtgatgacggtGATGTGGAGGAGGTGCTGGCAGAGGCGCAGACTCTGAGCTTAGGGACCCAGAAGCCGCTTAGCAATGGTGCTGATGCCAAGTCACCAGCTCTTCAAGGAAAAG CCCTGCAGGCCTCCCGGCTACCTCCCACTACTCAGGGTGACGatccagaggaagaggaggaagaggaagatgacgaGCATTTCCTGACTCAG GGCCTGGTGACTTTTGAAGATGTGGCTGTGTACTTCTCTTTGGAGGAGTGGGAGAGGCTGGATGTGGACCAACGGGACCTCTACCGGGACGTGATGCAGGAAAACTATGGGATCCTGGTTTCCTTGG GATACCCAATCCCTAAGCCGGATCTGATCTTCCACCTCGAACAAGGAGAAGAACCTTGGGTCGAAGACAGCCCCCATCCCGAGGAGGGAGACGTCGTCACTGGTGTCTACACGG GAGCCTGGTTCTGGAACGACGACCTAGAGGACCacgaggaggaagatgatgaggaCTTCCTTGCTGAGATGGCGGAGGAGGAGAATGAGCCCCCCGGGCTGTGGTCTGCTGCCTATGGAGTGGGGGATGTACCTGGGACTTGGGGCCCCGACGACTCAGATTCCGTGCAGACCCCAGAGggttggggacccaacccaggcaGCCTTGGTATTCTGGCGGAGGAGGTTGAAGCAAAACATTTCCTGTCCGGTCGGGGGCCTGGGGAGAACTTTCTGGTGCCCTGGGCATTTCCCGCAGTGGCTGTCCCCATCGGATGTCCGGAGACCACTTGCGATGTGTGCGGCAAAGTGTTTCCGCACCGTTCGCGCCTGGCCAAGCACCAGCGCTACCACGCAGCGGTCAAGCCCTTCGGTTGTGAGGAGTGCGGCAAGGGCTTTGTGTACCGCTCGCACCTGGCCATCCACCAGCGCACGCATACCGGCGAGAAGCCCTTCCCGTGCCCGGACTGCGGCAAGCGCTTCGTCTACAAGTCGCACCTGGTCACGCACCGGCGCATCCACACGGGCGAGCGGCCCTACCGCTGTGTCTTCTGCGGCGCGGGCTTCGGGCGGCGCTCCTACTTGGTGACCCATCAGCGCACTCACACGGGCGAGAGGCCCTACCCGTGCTTACACTGCGGCCGTAGCTTCAGCCAGAGCTCAGCGCTCGCCCGCCACCAGGCTGTACACACCGCTGACCGTCCTCACTGCTGCCCAGACTGCGGCCAGGCCTTCCGCCTGCGCGCCGACTTCCAGCGTCACCGGCGTGGCGGCGGCTGCACGGAACCCAGCAGCGGCGATGGCGCGCGTACCGCTCCACACGAGGTGGGGATGGCTCCCAACGAGGTGGAGATGGCAATCGCGGCTGTAGCCACGGCGGAACCCGAGGAACTGGAGTCCGGGCCCGCAGAGAAGAATGAAGAGCCCAAGGCTGGTGTGGCCGATGGAGACAAGGAAGTTGAAGTCAGACAGGACGAGCAGGTGGTGGTCGCTGCGGCAGCAGAGGCGACTGTCCCCGACAGCAAGAAGGATCCTGAGCCAGACAGGAGGTTCCGTGAGATGGGCAACGGCCTGGCGGAGGGCGAAGGGCCTTCCTCGCACCGGTTCGGCTTCCATTTCCCCATGCACCCCAAGTCCTGGCTGCATCCGGACGGATTCCCCTTGCTGGGGTTCCCCGAGTTCTCTGAACGGCTGCAGACCGATGGGCGCCATCTGCCCGGCCCCCTAGGCGCCCCGCTATCCCTGCAGGGCATGGGGTTGGCTTGCGACCCGTTCCGTAGCGCGGGCCCCGGCGCCAGGGCGGATAGTGGCCTGCGAGCATTCGCGCCCGCCGTCGGCTCGTTGCTGTCGGAGCCGGCGCCTGCCGCGCTGGCGGAGGAGGAGAGTCCGTGGATCTGCTCGGACTGCGGCAAGACGTTCGGGCGGCGCGCAGCGCTTGCCAAGCACCAGCGCTACCACGCGGGCGAGCGGCCGCACCGCTGCGCCGACTGCGGCAAGAGCTTCGTGTACGGCTCGCACCTGGCTCGGCACCGGCGCACGCACACGGGCGAGCGGCCCTTCCCGTGCCCGGAGTGCGGTGCTCGCTTCGCCCGCGGCTCGCACCTAGCGGCGCACGTGCGCGGCCACACGGGCGAGAAGCCGTTCGTGTGCGGCGTGTGCGGCGCGGGCTTCAGCCGACGCGCTCACCTCACGGCACACGGGCGCGCGCACACGGGCGAGCGGCCCTACGCGTGCGCCGAGTGCGGCCGGCGCTTCGGCCAGAGCGCGGCACTAACGCGGCACCAGTGGGCGCACGCCGAGGAGAAGCCGCACCGCTGCCCGGACTGCGGCAAGGGCTTCGGCCACAGCTCGGACTTCAAGCGGCACCGACGCACGCACACGGGCGAGAAGCCTTTCCGCTGTGCCGACTGCGGCCGTGGCTTCGCGCAGCGCTCCAACCTCGCCAAGCACCGGCGCGGCCACACGGGCGAGCGGCCCTTCCCCTGCCCAGAGTGCGGCAAGCGTTTCTCTCAGCGTTCCGTGCTCGTGACGCACCAGCGCACGCACACAGGGGAGCGGCCGTACCTGTGCTCCAACTGCGGCCGGCGCTTCTCGCAGAGCTCGCACCTCCTCACGCACATGAAGACGCATCGCGGGCAAGGGGGCGCGCCAGCGCAGAACACCTCCGCCAAGGCCCAGGCGTCTGCCAAGGCAATACCGCCTCTGCCTCCATCGGGCTCG